A genomic segment from Streptomyces sp. NBC_01233 encodes:
- a CDS encoding MarR family winged helix-turn-helix transcriptional regulator: MTATDSALTALSQGWCALSLLHGRIETHIERALQAGHGLSVREYSLLDVLSRQHSGPGGHLRMHQVADSVVLSQSATTRLVSRLEDRGLLNRYICDTDRRGIYTDVSEAGLALLAAARPTNDTALREALDEASRNPELAPLVSAVENLRR, encoded by the coding sequence ATGACGGCCACGGACAGCGCGCTCACCGCCCTCTCCCAGGGCTGGTGCGCCCTCTCCCTCCTGCACGGGCGGATCGAGACGCACATCGAACGGGCCCTGCAGGCCGGGCACGGCCTGAGCGTGCGCGAGTACTCGCTCCTCGACGTCCTCAGCCGCCAGCACAGCGGCCCGGGCGGGCACCTGCGGATGCACCAGGTCGCCGACTCGGTGGTGCTCAGCCAGAGCGCGACGACGCGGCTGGTCAGCAGGCTGGAGGACCGCGGCCTGCTGAACCGCTACATCTGCGACACCGACCGCCGGGGCATCTACACCGACGTGAGCGAGGCGGGTCTGGCCCTCCTGGCCGCGGCCCGGCCCACGAACGACACCGCGCTGCGCGAGGCCCTGGACGAGGCCTCGCGCAACCCGGAACTCGCCCCGCTGGTGTCGGCCGTGGAGAACCTGCGCCGCTGA
- a CDS encoding MFS transporter, protein MPLALLALAVGAFGIGTTEFVIMGLLPEVAGTYGVSIPTAGFLVTGYALGVVLGAPLMTVLGTRIPRKRMLMLLMGLFIAGNVLSALAPSFGVMLAGRVVASLAHGAFFGIGAVVAAELVAPQKKAGAIAMMFTGLTVANVVGVPLGTFVGQTLGWRVTFLIVASLGVAGLLGIARLVPELPRPEGGVRIRRELAAFRNVQVLLAMAMTVLGFGGVFAAITYITPMMTNVAGFADSSVTWLLVLFGLGMVAGNLIGGRYADRALMPMLYVSLGALAVTLAVFTLTAHTKAGAAVTVVLIGALGFATVPPLQKRVLDQAAGAPTLASAVNIGAFNLGNALAAWLGGLVIAAGLGWTAPNWVGAALAASALVLALVSGALERRTTGRAGRVVAAAAAREATAAAPARH, encoded by the coding sequence ATGCCTCTCGCACTCCTCGCCCTCGCCGTCGGGGCCTTCGGGATCGGCACCACCGAGTTCGTGATCATGGGCCTGCTCCCCGAGGTCGCCGGTACGTACGGCGTCTCGATCCCCACCGCGGGCTTCCTGGTCACCGGCTACGCCCTCGGCGTCGTCCTCGGCGCGCCGCTCATGACCGTCCTCGGCACCCGCATCCCGCGCAAGCGCATGCTGATGCTGCTCATGGGCCTCTTCATCGCGGGCAACGTGCTCTCCGCCCTCGCCCCCTCCTTCGGCGTCATGCTGGCCGGCCGCGTCGTCGCCTCCCTCGCGCACGGCGCCTTCTTCGGCATCGGCGCGGTCGTCGCCGCCGAACTCGTCGCCCCGCAGAAGAAGGCCGGAGCCATCGCCATGATGTTCACCGGCCTGACCGTGGCCAACGTCGTCGGCGTCCCGCTCGGCACCTTCGTCGGGCAGACCCTCGGCTGGCGCGTCACCTTCCTGATCGTCGCCTCGCTCGGTGTCGCCGGGCTGCTCGGCATCGCCCGCCTGGTCCCCGAACTGCCCCGGCCCGAGGGCGGCGTACGGATCCGCCGGGAGCTCGCCGCCTTCCGCAACGTGCAGGTGCTGCTCGCGATGGCGATGACCGTGCTCGGCTTCGGCGGCGTCTTCGCCGCGATCACCTACATCACCCCGATGATGACCAACGTCGCCGGCTTCGCCGACTCCTCCGTCACCTGGCTCCTCGTCCTCTTCGGCCTGGGCATGGTCGCCGGCAACCTCATCGGCGGCCGGTACGCCGACCGCGCGCTCATGCCGATGCTGTACGTGTCCCTCGGCGCGCTCGCCGTCACCCTGGCCGTCTTCACGCTCACCGCCCACACCAAGGCCGGCGCCGCCGTCACCGTGGTGCTGATCGGCGCCCTCGGCTTCGCGACCGTGCCGCCGCTCCAGAAGCGGGTCCTGGACCAGGCCGCCGGGGCGCCCACCCTGGCCTCTGCCGTCAACATCGGCGCCTTCAACCTCGGCAACGCCCTCGCCGCCTGGCTCGGCGGGCTCGTGATCGCCGCCGGACTCGGCTGGACCGCCCCGAACTGGGTCGGCGCGGCGCTGGCCGCCTCCGCCCTGGTCCTCGCCCTCGTCTCCGGCGCACTGGAACGCCGTACGACCGGGCGCGCCGGCCGGGTCGTCGCGGCAGCCGCGGCCCGCGAGGCGACCGCCGCCGCACCCGCCCGCCACTGA
- a CDS encoding RNA polymerase sigma factor: MLHLAPPVGPLTPGFGRAWRGLWSLLRRERSAPPASPRSHEDPYGPPDGSSYGDPYGHTGHGEPQPPTVTELYHAHRLRMVRLAVLLVDDLATAEDVVQDAFTALYRRHGEQITEVDNALGYLRTAVVNTSRSVLRRRRTVRAWTPSPEADVPSAEDHVVLDEAHREVLAALGRLTARRRQVLVLRYWADLSEAEIAATLGISRGAVKSNASRGLDALERILEGRI, from the coding sequence GTGCTCCACCTCGCACCACCCGTCGGCCCCCTCACGCCCGGCTTCGGCCGGGCGTGGCGGGGCCTGTGGTCGTTGCTGCGCCGAGAGCGTTCCGCCCCGCCGGCCTCGCCGCGGTCGCACGAGGACCCGTACGGGCCTCCGGACGGGTCCTCGTACGGAGACCCGTACGGGCACACGGGCCACGGCGAACCGCAGCCGCCCACCGTCACCGAGCTCTACCACGCGCACCGGCTGCGGATGGTCCGGCTGGCGGTGCTGCTCGTCGACGACCTGGCCACGGCCGAGGACGTGGTCCAGGACGCCTTCACCGCCCTGTACCGGCGCCACGGTGAGCAGATCACCGAGGTCGACAACGCCCTCGGCTACCTGCGCACCGCGGTCGTCAACACCTCGCGCTCCGTACTGCGCCGCCGGCGCACCGTACGGGCCTGGACCCCGTCGCCGGAGGCCGACGTGCCGTCCGCCGAGGACCACGTGGTCCTGGACGAGGCGCACCGCGAGGTGCTCGCCGCGCTCGGCCGGCTCACGGCGCGCCGCCGCCAGGTCCTGGTGCTGCGCTACTGGGCCGACCTCAGCGAGGCGGAGATCGCGGCCACCCTCGGGATCAGCCGGGGAGCGGTCAAGTCCAATGCGAGCCGCGGTCTGGACGCGCTGGAACGGATTCTGGAGGGACGGATATGA
- a CDS encoding GlcG/HbpS family heme-binding protein: MSTSPRTAVAALTTEDAELLVGVAKSAAEAAGATVSVTVLDAGGHLLAFRRDDRAVLISGETSIRKAYTALQLNAPTADLVDAVRPGGPFHTLPTALDRPLLFIAGGLPVHRDGRLVGAIGVGGGAPDLDHALAATALDALV; this comes from the coding sequence ATGTCCACCTCCCCCCGCACCGCCGTCGCCGCCCTGACCACCGAGGACGCCGAGCTGCTCGTCGGCGTCGCCAAGTCCGCCGCAGAAGCGGCCGGGGCCACGGTCAGCGTCACCGTCCTCGACGCCGGCGGCCACCTGCTCGCCTTCCGCCGTGACGACCGGGCCGTACTGATCTCCGGCGAGACCAGCATCCGCAAGGCCTACACGGCCCTCCAGCTGAACGCGCCCACCGCCGACCTCGTCGACGCGGTCCGCCCCGGAGGCCCCTTCCACACGCTGCCCACGGCCCTGGACCGTCCCCTGCTGTTCATCGCGGGCGGGCTGCCCGTCCACCGCGACGGCCGGCTCGTAGGTGCCATCGGCGTCGGCGGCGGAGCCCCCGACCTGGACCACGCCCTCGCCGCCACGGCGCTCGACGCCCTGGTCTGA
- a CDS encoding beta-N-acetylhexosaminidase: MRKPRLHRRVHTIATATAAALVTLAVPSCTAASDEARAPAAPGSSTTAAGPAEAAPTPPTPTPTPAPTQSYPLSTAPRTIPAVREHAPARGPGWKPAPDARVVVAQGDAAALSDEAKLLAGELGLKYGDSAAPRAGDVELSLGGAGKPESYTLTVKDRTVRIKGPDEAGVFYGTRTLKQAVKSAGSAPEGTVNDAPAKPQRGLNLDIARKHFTPDWIEDRLREMADLKLNQLGLHFSDDQAFRIQSDTHPEIVSTPHLTKAQVREITALASRLHITVVPEIDSPGHLGAVLRAHPDLQLRDVQGRAVKGAVDISNPAAAKLVDDLLREYRPLFPGGAWHLGADEYQALVYRDPQASFPQLARAAQQRYGPSARVQDLATGWLNDRADVVRPSGKALKAWNDGFFSGGVTSAAKDIQVEYWTGKEIGARPPLEYLREGRKLVNLNDEYLYYVLGEPNEFTYPTGRRIYEQWTPLVLRGTTPVPASYGDQILGGRLAVWADLSGAQTQAQVAEGIRLPLAALSQKVWDSRAPQLPWSGFQSLADRL, from the coding sequence ATGCGGAAACCGAGGCTTCACAGGAGGGTCCACACCATCGCGACGGCAACGGCCGCCGCGCTGGTGACTCTCGCCGTTCCGAGCTGCACGGCCGCCTCGGACGAGGCGCGTGCCCCCGCCGCCCCGGGCTCCTCCACGACGGCGGCCGGCCCGGCCGAAGCCGCCCCGACACCGCCCACCCCCACCCCCACCCCCGCCCCGACGCAGTCCTACCCGCTGTCCACCGCTCCGCGCACCATCCCCGCCGTACGGGAGCACGCGCCGGCCCGCGGCCCCGGCTGGAAGCCCGCCCCCGACGCCCGCGTGGTCGTCGCACAGGGCGACGCCGCCGCCCTGTCCGACGAGGCCAAACTGCTTGCCGGGGAACTGGGCCTCAAGTACGGCGACTCGGCGGCGCCGCGCGCCGGCGACGTGGAGCTCTCCCTCGGGGGTGCGGGCAAGCCCGAGTCGTACACCCTCACCGTCAAGGACCGCACGGTCCGGATCAAGGGCCCCGACGAGGCCGGGGTCTTCTACGGCACCCGCACCCTCAAACAGGCGGTGAAGAGCGCCGGTTCGGCACCCGAGGGCACCGTGAACGACGCCCCGGCCAAGCCCCAGCGCGGCCTCAACCTCGACATAGCGCGCAAGCACTTCACCCCCGACTGGATAGAGGACCGGCTGCGCGAGATGGCCGACCTCAAACTCAACCAGCTCGGCCTGCACTTCTCCGACGACCAGGCCTTCCGCATCCAGTCCGACACCCACCCCGAGATCGTCTCCACTCCGCACCTCACCAAGGCGCAGGTGCGTGAGATCACGGCGCTCGCCTCCCGGCTGCACATCACCGTGGTCCCCGAGATCGACTCGCCCGGACACCTCGGCGCGGTGCTGCGCGCCCACCCCGACCTGCAACTGCGCGACGTACAGGGCAGGGCGGTCAAGGGAGCGGTGGACATATCCAACCCGGCGGCCGCGAAGCTCGTCGACGACCTGCTGCGCGAGTACCGGCCGCTGTTCCCCGGCGGAGCCTGGCACCTGGGCGCCGACGAGTACCAGGCGCTGGTCTACCGGGACCCGCAGGCTTCCTTCCCGCAGCTCGCCCGCGCGGCGCAGCAGCGGTACGGCCCCTCGGCGCGCGTGCAGGACCTGGCCACGGGCTGGCTGAACGACCGCGCCGACGTGGTCCGCCCGTCGGGCAAGGCGCTGAAGGCGTGGAACGACGGCTTCTTCTCGGGCGGGGTGACGAGCGCGGCCAAGGACATCCAGGTCGAGTACTGGACCGGCAAGGAGATCGGCGCCCGGCCGCCGCTGGAGTACCTGCGCGAGGGCCGCAAGCTGGTGAACCTCAACGACGAGTACCTGTACTACGTGCTCGGCGAGCCGAACGAGTTCACCTATCCCACCGGCCGGCGGATCTACGAGCAGTGGACACCGCTGGTCCTGCGCGGCACCACCCCCGTGCCGGCCTCCTACGGCGACCAGATCCTGGGCGGGCGCCTCGCGGTCTGGGCCGACCTGTCCGGCGCCCAGACCCAGGCCCAGGTGGCGGAGGGCATCCGGCTGCCGCTGGCCGCGCTCTCCCAGAAGGTCTGGGACTCCCGCGCACCCCAGCTGCCCTGGTCCGGCTTCCAGTCCCTCGCCGACCGGCTCTGA
- a CDS encoding endonuclease I family protein, producing the protein MRISRLTPWAAALAAAALFAVPAAASAGQQRTTTPENPTAAAVDPYADYYASAQGKTGAALKTALHTIIKNQSKVTYDGVWNALKVTDQDPANPNNVILVYSGRSQSKATNGGGVNDWNREHVWAKSHGDFGTATGPGTDLHHLRPEDVTVNSTRGNKDFDNGGSPVSEAPGSLTDADSFEPRDAVKGDVARMLLYMAVRYDGGDGFADLEMNDKVNNGSAPLFGRISLLKQWNQMDPPDAFEQRRNQVIFDTYQHNRNPFIDHPEWVNSIW; encoded by the coding sequence ATGAGAATCTCGCGCCTGACCCCCTGGGCGGCCGCCCTCGCCGCCGCCGCCCTGTTCGCCGTACCGGCGGCCGCGTCCGCCGGCCAGCAGCGCACGACCACTCCCGAGAACCCGACGGCCGCCGCGGTGGACCCGTACGCGGACTACTACGCGAGCGCCCAGGGCAAGACCGGGGCCGCGCTCAAGACCGCCCTGCACACCATCATCAAGAACCAGTCCAAGGTGACCTACGACGGTGTGTGGAACGCCCTGAAGGTCACCGACCAGGACCCGGCGAACCCCAACAACGTCATCCTCGTCTACTCGGGCCGCTCCCAGTCCAAGGCGACGAACGGCGGCGGCGTCAACGACTGGAACCGCGAGCACGTCTGGGCCAAGAGCCACGGCGACTTCGGCACCGCCACCGGCCCGGGCACCGACCTGCACCACCTGCGCCCGGAGGACGTGACCGTCAACAGCACCCGGGGCAACAAGGACTTCGACAACGGCGGCAGCCCCGTCAGCGAAGCCCCCGGCAGCCTGACCGACGCCGACTCCTTCGAGCCGCGGGACGCGGTCAAGGGCGACGTGGCCCGGATGCTGCTCTACATGGCCGTCCGCTACGACGGCGGCGACGGCTTCGCGGACCTGGAGATGAACGACAAGGTCAACAACGGCTCCGCGCCGCTCTTCGGCCGGATCAGCCTGCTGAAGCAGTGGAACCAGATGGACCCGCCGGACGCCTTCGAGCAGCGCCGCAACCAGGTCATATTCGACACCTACCAGCACAACCGCAACCCGTTCATCGACCACCCGGAGTGGGTCAACTCCATCTGGTGA
- a CDS encoding glutamate ABC transporter substrate-binding protein yields the protein MKVPQAGAVAAVIAIALTASGCVFGDEEDQGTLSIGIKFDQPGIGMRETGGTFSGFDVDVATYVAKELGYKPDRIEFKQVLSNDRELLLQYNEVKFVVASYSINEKRKEKVDFAGPYFVAHQDLLTRADDTSINKAEDLNTKTMCSVTGSTSAENLKKNLAPKAALLELGGYSDCLVALQESRVDAMTTDNAILAGYAARKGNEGKFKLTGQSLSNENYGIGVKKGNKELQRKINDALKKMVKDGSWEAAVKKNFGPNYKYEPAPAITTVS from the coding sequence ATGAAGGTTCCCCAGGCCGGTGCGGTCGCCGCAGTGATCGCCATCGCCCTGACCGCCTCCGGGTGTGTCTTCGGCGATGAGGAGGACCAGGGGACCCTCTCCATCGGCATCAAGTTCGACCAGCCGGGCATCGGCATGCGGGAGACCGGCGGCACCTTCTCCGGCTTCGACGTGGACGTCGCCACCTACGTGGCCAAGGAGCTCGGCTACAAGCCGGACCGGATCGAGTTCAAGCAGGTCCTCAGCAACGACCGCGAGCTGCTCCTGCAGTACAACGAGGTGAAGTTCGTCGTCGCGAGCTACTCGATCAACGAGAAGCGCAAGGAGAAGGTCGACTTCGCCGGCCCGTACTTCGTCGCGCACCAGGACCTGCTGACCCGTGCCGACGACACCTCCATCAACAAGGCCGAGGACCTCAACACGAAGACGATGTGCTCGGTGACCGGCTCCACCTCGGCCGAGAACCTCAAGAAGAACCTCGCCCCCAAGGCGGCCCTGCTGGAGCTCGGCGGCTACTCGGACTGCCTCGTCGCCCTTCAGGAGAGCCGCGTCGACGCAATGACCACGGACAACGCCATCCTGGCCGGGTACGCCGCCCGCAAGGGCAACGAGGGCAAGTTCAAGCTGACGGGCCAGAGCCTCAGCAACGAGAACTACGGCATCGGCGTCAAGAAGGGCAACAAGGAGCTCCAGCGCAAGATCAACGACGCGCTGAAGAAGATGGTCAAGGACGGCTCCTGGGAGGCGGCCGTGAAGAAGAACTTCGGCCCGAACTACAAGTACGAGCCCGCTCCGGCGATCACCACGGTCAGCTGA
- a CDS encoding DJ-1/PfpI family protein: MAVKILIVTGDAAESLEVLYPYQRLREEGYEVHIAAPQVKKLRFVVHDFEEGFDTYTEKPGYTWPADLSFTEVVTEDYAALVVPGGRAPEYLRNDPEVRRIVAAFADSDKPIAQICHGPLITAAAGGLTGRRVTAYPALELDMKAAGAEFEDSETVVDGTLVSARAWPDHSRWMREFLTVLRSKAPVV; encoded by the coding sequence ATGGCAGTGAAGATCCTCATCGTGACCGGCGACGCGGCCGAGTCGCTGGAGGTCCTGTACCCGTACCAGCGCCTGCGCGAGGAGGGGTACGAGGTCCACATCGCGGCGCCGCAGGTGAAGAAGCTGCGGTTCGTGGTCCACGACTTCGAGGAGGGCTTCGACACCTACACCGAGAAGCCCGGATACACCTGGCCGGCCGACCTGTCCTTCACGGAGGTGGTCACGGAGGACTACGCGGCCCTGGTGGTGCCGGGCGGCCGGGCGCCGGAGTACCTGCGCAACGATCCCGAGGTGCGGCGCATCGTGGCGGCCTTCGCCGACTCCGACAAGCCGATCGCCCAGATCTGTCACGGCCCGCTCATCACCGCCGCGGCCGGGGGCCTGACCGGCCGTCGCGTGACCGCGTACCCGGCTCTGGAGCTGGACATGAAGGCGGCCGGGGCCGAGTTCGAGGACTCCGAGACCGTGGTCGACGGCACCCTGGTCTCGGCCCGGGCCTGGCCCGACCACTCACGCTGGATGAGGGAGTTCCTGACCGTACTGCGCAGCAAGGCCCCGGTGGTCTGA